The following proteins come from a genomic window of Actinomarinicola tropica:
- a CDS encoding type 1 glutamine amidotransferase domain-containing protein, producing the protein MAKVAIVLGPDFEDVEFEQPRTQLAERGHEVVVVGTSTDEELTGKKGEVTFTPDVAVGDVSARDFDALVVPGGYSPDHLRTDEDVVRFVKAFGDLERPIAAICHAGSLLIEAGLVSGRTMTSWPSIRTDLVNAGAAWVDQEVVVDGRLVTSRNPDDLPAFIDAVDHQLQGAGVSA; encoded by the coding sequence ATGGCAAAGGTCGCGATCGTCCTCGGACCGGACTTCGAGGACGTCGAGTTCGAGCAGCCGAGGACGCAGCTCGCCGAGCGGGGGCACGAGGTCGTGGTCGTCGGCACGTCGACCGACGAGGAGCTCACGGGCAAGAAGGGCGAGGTCACCTTCACGCCCGACGTCGCGGTCGGCGACGTCTCGGCCAGGGACTTCGACGCCCTCGTGGTGCCGGGGGGCTACTCCCCGGACCACCTGCGGACCGACGAGGACGTCGTCCGGTTCGTCAAGGCCTTCGGCGACCTGGAGCGACCGATCGCCGCGATCTGCCACGCCGGGAGCCTGCTCATCGAGGCCGGGCTGGTGTCCGGCCGGACGATGACCTCGTGGCCGTCGATCCGCACCGATCTCGTCAACGCCGGCGCGGCCTGGGTCGACCAGGAGGTCGTCGTCGACGGACGACTCGTCACGTCCCGCAACCCCGATGATCTCCCGGCGTTCATCGACGCCGTCGACCACCAGCTGCAGGGCGCCGGCGTCTCGGCCTGA
- a CDS encoding CaiB/BaiF CoA transferase family protein gives MAATEERGYRMGPLSGLKVVEVAGIGPGPFCAMMLADMGADVIRVDRAGAVRGGDPDAPPADVLNRGRRSIGVDLKNPEGVETVLALVEQADALIEGFRPGVAERLGIGPDECRARNPKLVYGRMTGWGQSGPYAHTAGHDINYIALAGALEPIGRAGGAPVPPLNLVGDFGGGGLMLAFGVVCALLEAQRTGEGQVVDAAMVDGAAVLMTMFHAFTAMGIWNPERGTNMLDSGAHFYDVYETADGKYVSIGSIEPQFYAELLRLTGLTDEADFAAQQDRSRWPQLKERLTEVFRTKTRDEWCEIMEGTDVCFAPVLSIAEAPQHPHNVERGTFVEVAGITQPAPAPRFSRTEAEIQRPPSHAGQHTDEVLGELGLDADRIAALREAGAIA, from the coding sequence ATGGCCGCCACCGAGGAAAGGGGATACCGAATGGGGCCGCTGTCGGGGCTGAAGGTCGTCGAGGTCGCAGGGATCGGGCCGGGGCCCTTCTGCGCCATGATGCTGGCGGACATGGGGGCCGACGTGATCCGCGTCGACCGCGCCGGTGCCGTGCGCGGCGGGGACCCCGATGCGCCTCCGGCGGACGTCCTCAACCGGGGGCGACGCTCGATCGGCGTCGACCTCAAGAACCCCGAGGGCGTCGAGACCGTGCTCGCGCTCGTCGAGCAGGCCGACGCGCTCATCGAGGGCTTCCGGCCCGGCGTCGCCGAGAGGCTCGGCATCGGTCCCGATGAGTGCCGGGCCCGCAACCCCAAGCTCGTCTACGGGCGGATGACCGGTTGGGGGCAGTCCGGGCCCTACGCCCACACCGCGGGGCACGACATCAACTACATCGCCCTCGCCGGCGCCCTCGAGCCGATCGGCCGGGCCGGCGGCGCACCCGTACCGCCCCTGAACCTCGTCGGCGACTTCGGCGGCGGCGGCCTGATGCTCGCCTTCGGCGTCGTCTGCGCCCTCCTCGAGGCCCAGCGCACGGGCGAGGGCCAGGTCGTCGACGCCGCCATGGTCGACGGCGCCGCCGTCCTCATGACGATGTTCCACGCCTTCACCGCCATGGGCATCTGGAACCCGGAGCGGGGCACGAACATGCTCGACTCCGGGGCGCACTTCTACGACGTCTACGAGACCGCCGACGGCAAGTACGTGTCGATCGGCTCGATCGAACCGCAGTTCTACGCCGAGCTGCTGCGCCTCACCGGCCTCACCGACGAGGCCGACTTCGCCGCCCAGCAGGACCGCTCCCGCTGGCCCCAGCTGAAGGAGCGCCTCACCGAGGTGTTCCGCACCAAGACCCGCGACGAGTGGTGCGAGATCATGGAGGGGACCGACGTCTGCTTCGCCCCGGTGCTCTCGATCGCCGAGGCGCCCCAGCACCCCCACAACGTCGAGCGCGGCACCTTCGTCGAGGTCGCCGGCATCACCCAGCCCGCTCCCGCGCCACGGTTCAGCCGCACCGAGGCCGAGATCCAGCGCCCGCCGTCGCACGCCGGCCAGCACACCGACGAGGTGCTCGGCGAGCTCGGCCTCGACGCCGATCGCATCGCGGCGCTGCGAGAAGCCGGCGCCATCGCCTGA
- a CDS encoding ferritin-like domain-containing protein gives MTDANDLDAILAVTNTDRDEAIHTVKDNADAIFTWDYEKGARPALNKLYEKAKHSQWNGETDLDWSIEVDQEELIRAAGGPPSAEGLAQLGVDVSRTSLAKWGEKEWMQWAVYNQNWSLSQFMHGEQGALICTAKIVETVPWIDAKYYAATQVMDEARHVEVFAKYLDDKLSGHFPINSHLRALLDDIINDSRWDMTYLGMQIMVEGLALAAFGVAQQTTADPLLKQLLRYVMSDEARHVAFGVLSLKEFYEGLSDAEMMDRQEFAYEAAIRMRNRFLQQEVWDEMGVDVREAIAIFNKPDEEKNKDPFQQLLFSKIVPNCKKLGLLDANDGWLRSRFDTLGVTQFEDWVDTGEEYEMLDAVSQDREAAG, from the coding sequence ATGACCGACGCCAACGACCTCGACGCCATCCTCGCCGTCACGAACACCGATCGCGACGAGGCGATCCACACGGTGAAGGACAACGCCGACGCCATCTTCACCTGGGACTACGAGAAGGGCGCCCGCCCGGCCCTCAACAAGCTCTACGAGAAGGCCAAGCACTCGCAGTGGAACGGCGAGACCGACCTCGACTGGTCGATCGAGGTCGACCAGGAGGAGCTCATCCGCGCCGCCGGCGGCCCGCCGAGCGCCGAGGGCCTGGCCCAGCTCGGCGTGGACGTCTCCCGCACCTCGCTCGCCAAGTGGGGCGAGAAGGAGTGGATGCAGTGGGCCGTCTACAACCAGAACTGGAGCCTCTCCCAGTTCATGCACGGTGAGCAGGGCGCGCTGATCTGCACGGCGAAGATCGTCGAGACCGTCCCCTGGATCGATGCCAAGTACTACGCGGCCACCCAGGTGATGGACGAGGCCCGCCACGTGGAGGTGTTCGCCAAGTACCTCGACGACAAGCTCTCGGGGCACTTCCCGATCAACTCCCACCTGCGCGCGCTGCTCGACGACATCATCAACGACAGCCGCTGGGACATGACCTACCTCGGCATGCAGATCATGGTCGAGGGCCTCGCCCTGGCGGCGTTCGGCGTCGCGCAGCAGACCACCGCCGACCCGTTGCTCAAGCAGCTGCTGCGCTACGTCATGAGCGACGAGGCCCGCCACGTGGCCTTCGGCGTGCTGTCCCTGAAGGAGTTCTACGAGGGCCTCAGCGACGCCGAGATGATGGACCGCCAGGAGTTCGCCTACGAGGCGGCGATCCGCATGCGCAACCGCTTCCTCCAGCAGGAGGTGTGGGACGAGATGGGCGTCGACGTCCGTGAGGCCATCGCCATCTTCAACAAGCCCGACGAGGAGAAGAACAAGGACCCGTTCCAGCAGCTCCTCTTCTCGAAGATCGTCCCGAACTGCAAGAAGCTCGGCCTGCTCGACGCCAACGACGGCTGGCTGCGCTCGCGCTTCGACACCCTCGGCGTGACGCAGTTCGAGGACTGGGTCGACACCGGCGAGGAGTACGAGATGCTCGACGCCGTCTCCCAGGACCGCGAGGCCGCGGGCTGA
- a CDS encoding histidine phosphatase family protein: MPRLHLVRHGAAAAGYSEDPDPGLDDMGRVQAVQVAAALATKGPLPILVSPLRRCRETAAPLEALWGATATVEAGVAEVAAPTDDLAERGAWLRRAMAGTWDELEDAPRAWRTRLLDTLAAVGTDTVVVTHFIAINAVLGAASADDRVLVARLDNGSITTVDAGPDGFEVVSAGPIADTEVL, from the coding sequence ATGCCCCGGTTGCACCTCGTCCGCCACGGCGCCGCCGCCGCCGGCTACAGCGAGGACCCGGACCCGGGCCTGGACGACATGGGCCGCGTCCAGGCGGTGCAGGTCGCGGCGGCGCTCGCCACCAAGGGGCCGCTGCCGATCCTCGTCAGCCCACTGCGTCGCTGCCGGGAGACCGCGGCACCGCTCGAGGCGCTGTGGGGTGCCACGGCCACCGTCGAGGCCGGCGTCGCCGAGGTGGCCGCCCCGACCGACGACCTGGCCGAGCGCGGCGCGTGGCTCCGGCGGGCCATGGCCGGCACGTGGGACGAGCTCGAGGACGCACCGCGGGCGTGGCGCACGCGACTGCTCGACACGTTGGCGGCGGTCGGCACCGACACGGTCGTCGTCACCCACTTCATCGCGATCAACGCCGTCCTCGGCGCCGCCAGCGCCGACGACCGCGTGCTCGTGGCCCGGCTCGACAACGGCTCGATCACCACCGTCGACGCCGGCCCCGACGGCTTCGAGGTGGTCTCCGCCGGGCCGATCGCGGACACCGAGGTCCTCTGA
- a CDS encoding iron-containing alcohol dehydrogenase codes for MLEPWSHTSPAQQVVAGPRAVDAVAEHLRALGVRRALVVTSPTVAEADVVERLVRRAGRVITGTVASVEPHVPAHAVEAVVREVHGLGADGLISVGGGSSIDTAKAAAFLLERHSGMPGVGVTDRPGLPHLAVPITLVGAPYTASFSMVDPASRRSTTGAGPTLVPSSVLLDLDALAELPSELFARSVAVALAHGIEVAWSSASSPEARALALAGVARLAAAAPGAIDDVDDLDRRGDVLVGAVLCGRARQNSADGLQQALAQLVGARAQVGHAEAHAALLPHTTRFLADVVDTADHEALSRSLGGDDPAGAVQELLVRIGAHTTLGDLGVHDDDLEAVARQSGSHRGVQTALRPVGESDVRALLEDAC; via the coding sequence ATGCTCGAGCCCTGGAGCCACACCTCCCCGGCGCAGCAGGTCGTCGCCGGTCCGCGAGCCGTCGACGCCGTCGCCGAGCACCTGCGCGCCCTCGGGGTCCGACGTGCACTCGTCGTCACCTCGCCCACGGTGGCCGAGGCCGACGTCGTCGAACGACTCGTGCGACGCGCCGGGCGGGTGATCACGGGCACGGTGGCATCGGTCGAGCCGCACGTGCCGGCGCACGCCGTCGAGGCAGTGGTGCGGGAGGTCCACGGCCTCGGTGCCGATGGGCTCATCAGCGTCGGCGGCGGCTCGTCGATCGACACCGCCAAGGCCGCGGCCTTCCTGCTCGAGCGGCACTCGGGGATGCCGGGCGTCGGCGTCACCGACCGGCCGGGACTGCCGCACCTCGCGGTGCCCATCACCCTCGTCGGAGCGCCGTACACCGCCTCGTTCTCGATGGTCGATCCCGCGTCGCGCCGCTCGACCACGGGCGCCGGGCCGACGCTCGTCCCGTCATCGGTGCTGCTCGACCTCGACGCCCTCGCCGAGCTGCCGAGCGAGCTGTTCGCACGGAGCGTCGCCGTCGCCCTCGCCCACGGCATCGAGGTGGCGTGGTCGTCGGCGTCGTCGCCCGAGGCTCGGGCGCTCGCCCTCGCCGGCGTCGCTCGGCTGGCCGCGGCGGCGCCGGGAGCGATCGACGACGTCGACGACCTCGATCGGCGTGGCGACGTCCTCGTCGGCGCGGTCCTGTGCGGACGGGCGCGGCAGAACAGCGCCGACGGCCTCCAACAGGCCCTCGCCCAGCTCGTCGGCGCCCGGGCCCAGGTCGGCCACGCCGAGGCCCACGCCGCGCTGCTGCCCCACACGACCCGCTTCCTCGCCGACGTCGTGGACACCGCAGACCACGAGGCGCTGAGCCGGTCGCTCGGAGGCGACGACCCCGCCGGTGCGGTGCAGGAGCTGCTCGTCCGGATCGGTGCGCACACGACGCTGGGCGATCTCGGGGTCCACGACGACGACCTCGAGGCCGTCGCGCGCCAGTCGGGGTCGCACCGTGGCGTGCAGACGGCGTTGCGGCCGGTGGGCGAGTCCGATGTCCGCGCGCTGCTCGAGGACGCCTGCTAG
- a CDS encoding DUF1800 domain-containing protein codes for MRQARLLERVTFGATPALVDDVVRLGARGFLEQQLSLAPAGTSGVLTGPTILDATPPELEVLLDGVNRDRRIPHELRHAAVVRAATHPGQLAELMVDFWSNHLSTYSGTDDKNVKYAAPLDDRDVIRRHAMGRVAELVLASARSVSMQLYLDNFRSNATSPNQNYARELLELHTVGAGGGYDEGDVDQVSRILSGWGLQGNIGRFEETRFAFDPRRHDPSPLSVSITGPDGRPQVWSTPGRSGPEAEQDGIDFIDWLTHLPNTARFVCRKLARRFVGDDVSEQLVASMADVYLANDTRIVPVLRHMLTSREFESSRRTKVKTPFELLVGMIRATGATVDREAGGAATTTIGTLLTDLGHDKWSWPTPDGIPDDPNHWITTSTVLRRWELAGRLANGRLDGIGFDPLSLVPSPVPDTVGALVRALAERLGTGVDDAAISAISTYLGAPHDAPTSAIRVDRVAGDLIALLLSVPAYQYR; via the coding sequence ATGCGCCAGGCCCGGCTCCTCGAACGCGTCACCTTCGGCGCCACGCCGGCGCTCGTCGACGACGTCGTGCGACTCGGGGCGCGCGGGTTCCTCGAGCAGCAGCTCTCGCTCGCGCCGGCCGGCACGAGCGGCGTCCTCACCGGGCCGACGATCCTCGACGCCACCCCACCGGAGCTCGAGGTGCTGCTCGACGGCGTCAACCGGGACCGCCGCATCCCCCACGAGCTCCGCCACGCCGCCGTGGTCCGCGCCGCCACCCATCCGGGCCAGCTCGCCGAGCTGATGGTCGACTTCTGGTCGAACCACCTGAGCACCTACTCGGGCACCGACGACAAGAACGTGAAGTACGCGGCGCCGCTCGACGACCGCGACGTGATCCGCCGCCACGCGATGGGCCGTGTCGCCGAGCTCGTCCTCGCGAGCGCGCGCAGCGTGTCGATGCAGCTGTACCTCGACAACTTCCGGTCGAACGCGACCAGCCCGAACCAGAACTACGCGCGCGAGCTCCTCGAGCTCCACACCGTCGGCGCCGGCGGCGGCTACGACGAGGGCGACGTCGACCAGGTGTCGCGCATCCTCAGCGGGTGGGGCCTCCAGGGCAACATCGGGCGCTTCGAGGAGACCCGCTTCGCGTTCGACCCCCGCCGGCACGACCCGTCGCCGCTGAGCGTGTCGATCACCGGCCCGGACGGGCGGCCGCAGGTGTGGTCGACCCCCGGGCGCTCCGGGCCCGAGGCGGAGCAGGACGGCATCGACTTCATCGACTGGTTGACCCACCTGCCCAACACGGCTCGGTTCGTCTGCCGCAAGCTGGCCCGCCGCTTCGTCGGCGACGACGTCTCCGAGCAGCTGGTCGCGTCGATGGCCGACGTCTACCTCGCCAACGACACCCGCATCGTCCCGGTCCTGCGCCACATGCTCACCAGCCGGGAGTTCGAGTCGTCGCGGCGCACGAAGGTCAAGACCCCCTTCGAGCTGCTCGTGGGCATGATCCGTGCGACCGGCGCGACCGTCGACCGGGAGGCCGGCGGCGCGGCGACGACGACGATCGGGACGCTCCTCACCGACCTCGGCCACGACAAGTGGAGCTGGCCCACGCCCGACGGCATCCCCGACGACCCGAACCACTGGATCACCACGAGCACCGTCCTGCGACGCTGGGAGCTGGCCGGACGGCTGGCGAACGGCCGGCTGGACGGCATCGGCTTCGATCCGCTGTCGCTCGTCCCGTCCCCGGTGCCCGACACCGTCGGTGCCCTCGTGCGAGCCCTCGCCGAGCGGCTCGGGACCGGCGTCGACGACGCCGCGATCTCGGCGATCTCCACCTACCTCGGTGCGCCCCACGACGCGCCGACCAGCGCGATCCGCGTCGACCGGGTGGCCGGCGACCTCATCGCGCTCCTGCTCTCGGTCCCCGCCTACCAGTACCGCTGA
- a CDS encoding serine hydrolase domain-containing protein: MRCGATTDMPSVRRSIVAVVLALTLVVAGCSDDGGGDDVGGSGDAAPETTTSTAAETTTTTVDERPWPTDEWPTTTPADAGLEQADLDRLAAQAEAGSSHCLAVTRDGELVAEWYWAGTDETTERESWSVTKSVTATLVGIAQDDGALDIDQPASDFITEWQGTPSEDVTIRQLLANDSGRYYDAATDYGAMAVQAEDKTAFSIALEQQHDPGTHWDYNNSAIQTLEAVLERATGEDVVEFADERLFAPLGMESELTTDAAGNALVFMGMQTTCRDLARFGLLYLRGGEWQGEQILSEAFVSEAVQPSQSLNPTYGFLWWLLGDVDASTAPGQGDVSGGGAEGYAALGLGNQVLAVFPDTGLVVTRLGPQGGDFGAAQIGDWAATVD, translated from the coding sequence ATGCGCTGCGGAGCCACGACCGACATGCCATCGGTGCGTCGATCGATCGTCGCGGTGGTGCTCGCCCTCACGCTCGTCGTCGCGGGGTGCAGCGACGACGGCGGCGGTGACGACGTCGGCGGGTCCGGCGACGCGGCACCCGAGACGACGACCTCGACGGCGGCCGAGACGACGACCACGACCGTCGACGAGCGGCCCTGGCCGACGGACGAGTGGCCGACCACCACCCCGGCCGACGCCGGCCTCGAACAGGCCGACCTCGACCGGCTCGCCGCCCAGGCGGAGGCCGGCAGCTCCCACTGCCTCGCCGTCACCCGGGACGGCGAGCTCGTCGCCGAGTGGTACTGGGCCGGCACGGACGAGACGACCGAGCGCGAGTCGTGGTCGGTGACCAAGTCCGTCACCGCCACCCTCGTCGGGATCGCCCAGGACGACGGCGCGCTCGACATCGACCAGCCGGCGTCGGACTTCATCACCGAGTGGCAGGGCACGCCGAGCGAGGACGTCACGATCCGCCAGCTGCTCGCCAACGACTCGGGCCGCTACTACGACGCGGCGACCGACTACGGCGCGATGGCCGTCCAGGCCGAGGACAAGACGGCGTTCTCGATCGCCCTCGAGCAGCAGCACGACCCGGGCACGCACTGGGACTACAACAACTCGGCCATCCAGACCCTCGAGGCGGTGCTCGAGCGCGCCACCGGCGAGGACGTCGTCGAGTTCGCCGACGAGCGGCTGTTCGCCCCGCTCGGCATGGAGTCGGAGCTCACCACGGACGCCGCGGGCAACGCGCTCGTGTTCATGGGCATGCAGACGACCTGCCGCGACCTGGCCCGGTTCGGTCTCCTCTACCTGCGCGGCGGCGAGTGGCAGGGCGAGCAGATCCTCAGCGAGGCGTTCGTCTCCGAGGCCGTGCAGCCCTCCCAGTCGCTCAACCCGACCTACGGCTTCCTGTGGTGGCTGCTCGGCGACGTGGACGCATCCACCGCACCCGGCCAGGGCGACGTCTCGGGCGGCGGTGCCGAGGGCTACGCGGCGCTGGGCCTCGGCAACCAGGTCCTGGCGGTGTTCCCGGACACGGGTCTCGTCGTCACCCGCCTCGGCCCGCAGGGCGGGGACTTCGGCGCGGCCCAGATCGGCGACTGGGCCGCGACCGTCGACTGA
- a CDS encoding GNAT family N-acetyltransferase: protein MTRPLVRQAAPGELPAPVLYELLRLRSEVFVVEQRCAYQDLDGRDLEDGARHWWVEDDGGDVVATVRTLREPDGSTRLGRVVTRADARGSGLAADLIRAALAEVGRPVVISAQAHLARWYRTLGFEIDGELFVEDGIDHLPMRLR, encoded by the coding sequence GTGACCCGACCCCTCGTCCGCCAGGCCGCCCCGGGCGAGCTGCCCGCACCCGTGCTGTACGAGCTGCTGCGCCTCCGCAGCGAGGTGTTCGTCGTCGAGCAGCGCTGCGCGTACCAGGACCTCGACGGGCGCGACCTCGAGGACGGCGCCCGGCACTGGTGGGTCGAGGACGACGGAGGCGACGTCGTCGCCACGGTGCGCACGCTGCGCGAGCCCGACGGCTCGACGCGCCTCGGTCGGGTCGTCACGCGGGCCGACGCACGCGGGTCGGGGCTCGCCGCCGACCTGATCCGCGCCGCCCTGGCCGAGGTCGGCCGACCGGTCGTCATCTCCGCCCAGGCCCACCTGGCCCGCTGGTACCGCACGCTCGGCTTCGAGATCGACGGCGAGCTGTTCGTCGAGGACGGGATCGACCACCTGCCGATGCGGCTGCGCTGA
- a CDS encoding LLM class flavin-dependent oxidoreductase, with translation MRPIFGVHTGLQNTTVDELRGLWRRIEELPFDWISIWDHFYAADFSGSHCHEAVSMHAALACETRRVRVGSLVYCAGYRHPAVLANAISTIDHLSGGRADIGIGAGWASYEYEAYGIPFPGAGERLDILEESVQCVRGLLRDEVTTFAGRHFQLTDARCDPKPVQPELPIWVGGGGEKRTLKIVGRYADGWNIPFPSPEAFARKREVLAGHAADAGRSIDDIRCAVNVGLCPTEEDLQEQFGGLAPGVRPGVLMGSEQQMVEHLHRYVEAGAQQINLAMRAPWQLGHLELMAQAIESMD, from the coding sequence TTGCGCCCGATCTTCGGCGTCCACACCGGCCTGCAGAACACGACCGTCGACGAGCTGCGGGGGCTGTGGCGCCGCATCGAGGAGCTCCCGTTCGACTGGATCTCCATCTGGGACCACTTCTACGCCGCCGACTTCTCGGGGTCGCACTGCCACGAGGCCGTCTCGATGCACGCCGCGCTGGCCTGCGAGACGCGCCGGGTCCGCGTCGGGTCGCTCGTCTACTGCGCGGGGTACCGCCACCCCGCCGTGCTCGCCAACGCGATCAGCACGATCGACCACCTGTCGGGCGGGCGGGCCGACATCGGGATCGGCGCCGGCTGGGCCAGCTACGAGTACGAGGCCTACGGGATCCCGTTCCCCGGGGCCGGCGAGCGACTCGACATCCTCGAGGAGTCGGTGCAGTGCGTCCGCGGGCTGCTGCGCGACGAGGTGACCACCTTCGCCGGTCGGCACTTCCAGCTCACCGACGCCCGTTGCGACCCGAAGCCGGTGCAGCCCGAGCTGCCGATCTGGGTCGGCGGCGGCGGCGAGAAGCGGACGTTGAAGATCGTCGGGCGCTACGCCGACGGCTGGAACATCCCCTTCCCCTCGCCCGAGGCGTTCGCACGCAAGCGCGAGGTGCTGGCCGGCCACGCCGCCGACGCCGGACGCTCGATCGACGACATCCGCTGCGCGGTCAACGTCGGGCTCTGCCCCACCGAGGAGGACCTCCAGGAGCAGTTCGGCGGGCTCGCGCCGGGCGTGCGCCCGGGCGTCCTCATGGGCTCGGAGCAGCAGATGGTCGAGCACCTGCACCGCTACGTGGAGGCCGGTGCCCAGCAGATCAACCTCGCGATGCGCGCCCCCTGGCAGCTCGGCCACCTGGAGCTCATGGCCCAGGCGATCGAGTCGATGGACTGA
- a CDS encoding PIG-L family deacetylase yields the protein MATLVCFHAHPDDESIATGGLMARAAADGHRVVLVVATRGEHGEVAPGFLGDGEQLGVRRISETFAAAEVLGVHRVELLGYVDSGMMGEPENLAPYSFWQADVDAAARRLAAILDEEQAEVLTVYDDHGGYGHPDHIQVHRVGVRAGELAGTPHVYESTMNRDAIAALMAEMPAPEDAEVPGGDEADPTADPDFGSPAAVITHAVDVADLADLKRRAMRAHASQIADDSFFLAMPDEAFVRAFGTEWFIRHGSEHRDGPEQVRLLPGLA from the coding sequence ATGGCGACGCTCGTGTGCTTCCACGCCCACCCCGACGACGAGTCGATCGCCACCGGCGGGCTCATGGCTCGTGCGGCGGCTGACGGTCACCGCGTCGTGCTCGTCGTCGCCACGCGAGGGGAGCACGGGGAGGTCGCGCCGGGGTTCCTCGGCGACGGCGAGCAACTCGGCGTCCGCCGCATCTCCGAGACGTTCGCCGCGGCCGAGGTCCTCGGCGTCCACCGCGTCGAGCTGCTCGGCTACGTCGATTCCGGGATGATGGGCGAGCCCGAGAACCTGGCGCCCTACTCCTTCTGGCAGGCCGACGTGGACGCCGCCGCCCGGCGGCTCGCCGCGATCCTCGACGAGGAGCAGGCCGAGGTCCTCACCGTCTACGACGACCACGGCGGCTACGGCCACCCCGACCACATCCAGGTCCACCGGGTGGGCGTCAGGGCCGGCGAGCTCGCCGGCACACCCCACGTCTACGAGAGCACGATGAACCGCGACGCGATCGCCGCGCTGATGGCGGAGATGCCGGCGCCCGAGGACGCCGAGGTGCCGGGCGGTGACGAGGCGGACCCCACCGCCGATCCCGACTTCGGCAGCCCTGCGGCGGTCATCACCCACGCCGTCGACGTCGCCGACCTCGCCGACCTCAAGCGCCGGGCCATGCGGGCCCACGCCTCGCAGATCGCCGACGACTCCTTCTTCCTCGCCATGCCCGACGAGGCGTTCGTCCGGGCGTTCGGCACCGAGTGGTTCATCCGCCACGGCAGCGAGCACCGCGACGGCCCCGAGCAGGTGCGCCTGCTCCCGGGGCTCGCCTGA